The genomic DNA TAATAAGGAGGTATTATGACTGATCCATTAGGTATGGCAATCGCCATTGCTGGTGGTGCCCTTGCCGCAATTCTGGCAGGCATCGGTTCAGCCATTGGAATTGGATATACTGCCCAGGCAGCAAATGGGGTTTTGAGTGAAGACCCTGATAAATTCGGGCAGTTGTTGATTCTTGTTGCATTACCAGGAACACAGGGGTTCTATGGATTTCTCGGTGCATTCTTATTAATGACCAAGATTGGCTTACTCGGTGGCACAGTTCCCGCAATATCGCTATGGCAGGGTTTACAACTATTCTTTGCCTGTATGCCTATAGCACTGGCAGGACTCGTTTCAGCAATCTGGCAGGGAAAGGTATGCACCGCAGGTGTTGAAATGGTTGCAAAAAGACCTCAGGAATCAGCAAAGGCAGTAATTTATGGAATCTTAGTTGAAATCTACGCAGTATTAGGATTGATTGTTACAATATTGAGTCTGATGGGAATGAAATTATAATTATGCAGAATGTAATTGAAAAGATCTTGGAAGAAGCAAAGAAAGAGGCTGAGGCAATCACCGAGAGATACGAGAAAGAAATTTCAAGGTTAAAGCGGGAATATGAAGAAAAGATTTTAGAAGCAGAGAAGAAATTGAACGAAGAAATTGAAAAAAAGAAGAAAGAAGAAGTGATGAAGGCAATCGCTCAGGCAAGGCTTGAATATAATAAAAAACTCGCAGGAGAGATGCAGGAGTATATAGATGATGTTCTTAATTCAGCGATAAAAAAATTGCCCGAGCATAAGAAGTATTTTAATTTTCTAAAAGATTTGATAAAAAACAGCGATGTCAAAGAAGGAGAATTGTATTTGTCCAGCGCGGATAAACAAAAATATCAATCCCAGATCGAAAAATTCATAAAACAGGAAGGCTATAATTTTATAATAAAAAATGATGATAAAATGTCTGGTGGAGTCATTATCAAAAAAGGAAAAGTCACATTTCTTGGTTCGATTGATGTGATTGCTGAAATAATGAAAGAAGAACTGAAAATTATGATTGCCCGCTCTCTTGGTTTCGTGTAAATCAAGTTATTGAAAATCTTCATTTTGTGCGAAACCACCATTATACATAAATGTAGCAATGTGTATTTTTATTAAGAATTAGAGTTGATATTTTTGTATTGACAATCTCCAATTCCTGAATATAATAACCATAAGGTATAAGGCCCCTACCTTAAGAGTTATAAAATACACTTGAATACGGCGCCTTGTACCTTTTTTTTACAAATTATTGGGGAGATTTTCTTTCCAAATTATGGAATTGGATTATTAATAAAAGGCGGGTCTATATATGTCTGAAATATCAGAAAGAAAGAAATGGATTGCTGAATCCAAAGCGCGTTGCAAAAAATTGGGATTGGATCCCAATAAGCAGCGTATTACAAAATCATTGACCCGCTCTGAACTTATTCACCGACAGACAATCAATGAGTCTTTTATAAAATCAGCGCTTCCGTATATGAAACTTTGTAGCGAAACATTTAAGTTATGCGGCTCAATAGTTGTATTAACCGATAAAGAAGGCTATATACTAAAAGCGATCGGTCCAGAATCTATTCTACAGAGCAGGCGTAAGATGGGACTTGGAGAAGGAGGGTCACTTCGCGAAGAGGATGCGGGAACAAATGCAGTAGCACTTGCCATAAAACATTTAAGGCCGGTTTATGTGGAAGGTAAAGAGTATTATTTAAAAATCTTTCAGTCCGGTGCCTGTTTTTGTGCGCCAATTATTCATAATGAAATCTTTTTGGGAACAATTGTAATAGTGCATCCGGAAAAGAAGGGACATCCCCATACCTTTACACTGGTAAAACTCCTTGCTGGAGTAATTCAAAAAGATTACCAGAGGTCATCGGAATTAAAATTTTTTGCTGACTTATCAAAATTACTCAATTTAATTTTTGTGATTACAGATTATAAAGGTAATATAATCTGGCTTAGCGAACGTGCGAAAAAAGTGCTAAGGTGTAGCAACAAAGATAATATTACAACTAATTTTGATATTGAAATCATAACTAAAAAATCAGTTATAAATGAAGTATTTAAATCTAATAAAACCTCCTCAAAGTATTATGTATTACGAAGGGAATATGATGATAAATATATATTTATCTTTGAGCCCGTATCTGAAGAAATGATAGAAGAAGGTGATTTCACTCCGCGGGCTCCTTATACTTTCGATGATATTATCGGATTAGAAGAAATCAAATTGAGTGCTAAGAATATAGCATTACAGGATACCAATCTTCTAATCATCGGGGAAAGTGGAACCGGAAAAGACCTCCTTGCTTCAGCAATTCACAACGCAAGCCCCAGGGCAAAGGAAAAATTTGTAGTGGTTAACTGTGCAGCAATACCGGAAAATCTTTTTGAGTCTGAATTGTTCGGATATAAGAGAGGCGCATTTACTGATGCCCGTTATGACAAGATAGGGAAAATTGAATATGCAAACAACGGAACACTTTTCTTCGATGAGATTGCTGAACTGCCACCCAATGTTCAGGCTAAACTTTTGCGTGTTCTTGAAGATAAAAAAGTTATTCCATTGGGCACTAACGAAGGACGTATTGTGAACATTAGATTTATTTTTGCTACAAATCGTAACCTTGAAGAGCTTATAGAAAGAGGTAAATTTAGAGAAGATTTATACTATCGGATACATTCACCTAAGATTGAAATTCCGCCACTCCGTGAGCGCCGTAAAGAAATACCGGTTTTAATTGAACATTTACTATTAAAAATACGCGAGAGATATAAAGGTTTTGTTTCTGGACTAACTGAACAGGCAAAAAAGGCTTTAATGGAATTTGATTATCCTGGCAATGTACGTCAGCTTGAGAAAATTTTAGAACAGGCTTTCTTGACCTGCAGAAAAGAGTATATTGATGTGGAGGATTTAGGATTAGAAATTGTTGAGCCACTTTCAATTGAGCAAAAGGTTCAACGATATAAGGCGAATCTGATTTATGAAGTTTTTATAGCCAATGGCAGAAATATTAAAAAGACTTGTTTAGAACTTGGCTTATCTGAACGTCAGGTCTATAGATATTTGAAGATGATAAAAGTGAATAACAATATATAGATTCAAATGCAAGATTTCAATTTTTAATATTTTTCAACATTTTTCCACCTGCTGAAAAATGTTGCTTTTTGAAAAGAACTGATTATAATCGGCATTATGATAGAAAATAGGAGTGCAAATGGAAAATAATTATCTTTCAGAAAAAGAGGGAATAAAAGGAATAACTGATTGTGATCAAAAAGGGACAGCAAAAGAAGATATAATTTTTAGAATAGAAGCAAAAGCAAAATATATGATGTATACAAATTTTGGTGGAATTATTTTTGGAATTTTATTATTATACATTTTACTATCTATTCGTAAATCATATTCCATTATTCTTTTCATTGTTGGAATTTTTATAATTGTTCTATATATGGTTATTGACTACTTAATCTGGCAAAAAAAGGGAATAAGAGTTATTGAAATTGATGCAAATGGAATAAACTTTTACAAGGGCAAAGATAGAAAATTATTCAGGGTAGAGAAAAGTCAAATAACAGAGATCAATTTTTTCAGTAAATTAGGAAGAAGGGTGATTAATATAATTCTCATTGGGGGCAAGGTAGTACACATAACTCCATGGATTACCTTATTTTTCGGTCCGCGCATAAGAATCACCGATGATGCATTTAACGATAACCAGTTCACCAATTTTGTTGAAAAGTTGAGGCAATTAAAATAGTATATTTTTGTTATTTGTTGAAAATATGTATCTGCTTTGTTTTTTCTACAAAAATAATTATAATGCGTAAAAGTTTATTTAATTTTCTGTGCCGCAGATATGCCGGCGCGGAATGCCTTAATATTGAGTTCTTCTGTTCCTTTTGGAACACGAGAAAGGATTGCGGACTCCATTGATTCCTTGGATACAACGCCTGTTAACTCAGTGATCATACCCAAGGCAACAATATTTGCAACCAATGTCTTGCCGGTCTCTTTTTCAGCAATTTCTGTAATGGGGGCTGAAAAAACTTTAAATTTACCTTCAGGGATTCTATTTACAAATCCTGAATCAACAAGTATAACGCCGTTCTCTTTCACATCTTTACTATATTTATCACAAGCCTCCTGGGTTAAGGCAAGAAGGAAATCGATATTCACCGCCTTTGGGTAATCAATATCTTCATCGCTGATGATAACTTCTGACCTGCTTGAACCACCCCTCGCCTCAGGACCATAAGATTGGCTCTGTGTTGCGTTCTTTCCATCATAGATTGCTGCTGCTTCAGCGAGAATCTTTCCGGCAAGGATTAACCCCTGACCACCTGAACCACTCAATCTAAATTCATATCTAAAAGGCATATAACTCCTTTTTAGTTAAAAAACATATCAGCTATGTTTAATTTGAACTCGATCTAATAACTTCTGATATTCCTCGCAAAATTCAGGTCTTTCAATATCATGCAAAACACCTATCGTGATCTTTCCTTTTTTCTCCTCTTCACTCAATTTTTTTGCAGTCTCTACAGGAATGCTATTTTCTTTATAGTATCTTAACATATCAACTGCATTCCCTAAACGATTCGGCCTTCCATAATAAGTAGGACATTGTGCGAGAACTTCAATCAAAGAAAAACCCTTTTTTAATAATGCCTTTTCAATCAATTTATCTAATTGTGTAGCGTGATAGCAGGTAGAACGTGCAACAAAGGAAGCACCAGCAGCAATGGCAAGAATTGAAATATCAAAATCAGGCTCGGTGCTTCCATAGGGAGCAGTACTTGCCCTTTTCCCAAATGGTGTGGTTGGCGAAACCTGCCCTCCGGTCATTCCATAAATATGATTATTATAAAGTATCACAGTCATATCAAGATTTCTTCTTGCGGCATGGATAAAATGGTTTCCACCAATTGCAGTAGCATCCCCATCTCCAGTGACGACAATAACCTTCAATTTGGGTTTTGCAAGTTTGACTCCTGTAGCAAATGCAATTGCCCTGCCATGATGGGTATGCAATGTATTAAAATCAAGATAACCCGGGGTTCTGGAAGAACATCCAATTCCAGATACTATTGCTACATCATCTTTCTGAATTTTTGCACGCTCAATTGCCCTCAACATTGCTTTCATTATTATGCCACAACCACAACCCGTGCACCAGATATGAGGAAATTTATCTAATCTTAAATATTTTTTATACGGAAACATATTTTATCTTCTCCAGAATTTCTTGAGGGGTTATTGGACTCCCATCAACCCGATTTACCTTTATACACTCGGTCCTTGTGGCACATTCAACTTCGTGGGCTATCTGTCCTAAATTCATCTCTGGTACTATGAATTTTTTAATTCTGTTTGATATTTCTCTCAATGCCTCACAGGGAAAGGGCCAGAGCACATATATCTGGAATAATCCTACTTTTATTCCCGAAGCCCTGGCTTCGCGCATTGCCCTTTTTGCTGAACGCGCACTTGAGCCATAGGAAACCAGACATATTTCTGCATCATCAAGTAGTTCTGTTTTATAAAAAATTATTTCATTTTTATATCTTTCTATTTTGCGGTTGATACGTCTGTATAATGCATCAATCTTTTTTGGGTCGTTTGTTGGAAATCCTGTTTCATCGTGGCTTAACCCAGTAACATTGAATCTATAACCGGTTCCATAATGGGCAATGGGTGGAATATCATTTTCAGTTAATTTATAAGGAATATACTTTTCCGGTGGATCTGTGGTGATGGGTCTATTGATAATCTCAATTTCATTAGCATCAGGGATTACTATCTTTTCATTCAAATGTCCTACAATTTCGTCCATCAAAATAATTACCGGTACACGGTATTTTTCTGAAAAATTGAATGCCTTTACAGTCCATTCATAGGTATCCTGGACCGTTGATGGCGATACCGCAATCACTGGATGATCCCCATGGGTGCCCCATCTTGCCTGCATAACATCTGCCTGAGAAGGTAATGTTGGTAATCCAGTGCTTGGTCCACCGCGTTGAACATTAACTACAACGACCGGAACCTCTGCCATTGATGCATAACCAATATTCTCCTGCATCAAAGAAAATCCCGGACCGCTTGTTGCAGTCATTGATTTCAATCCTGATAATGAAGCACCAATTATTGCTCCCATAGATGCAATTTCATCTTCCATTTGAATAAAAACCCCTCCAACTTCCGGTAACCTTTTGGATAAAACTTCAGCAATTTCGGAAGATGGGGTGATTGGATAACCAGCGAAAAATCTCATTCCGGCAACTATCGCAGCCTCGGCGCAGGCTTCATTGCCGGTCATTATCTTTATAGATCTATTGTTTAATTGTGCCATTATATCAACCCTGATAACCTGATAGTCTGATGACCTGATATGCTTCTATCCTTCATACTTTCTCTACTTCTATAGCAAAGTCCGGACAATAAATCTCGCATAGCTGACAACCGGTGCAGGCTTCTAAATTGGCGACCTTTGCCTTTGCCTTTTCCATAATCAAAACCTGTTTTGGGCAAAAGGCAACACAAATTTCACAGCCTTTACACCATGATTCATTTATTTTAATCTCAAATTTTCGTGTAGAAGTTGTCATTTAAAAATAATTATAATCAATTTAGAAATAAAGTCAAGCACCCGATCTACTTACAAAATATATATTGACAAAGAATATTTTTTGAATATACTTTGCCCGTGGTTAAGAGATTTTTTTATATCTCATATAATACCGACCATCAGATAACGGTGGAGTCGGATAACTATTCTCTTTACCACACAACACGCACCTTCCAATTTAATCACTACTGGTATTGGCGCTTCCGGGCCCAATAAGGGTCAAAAAAACCTTTTTGGTCCCGGAAGTGCCACTAATCTAAGTAAATAATTCCATCATTTCAATACAATTTTAAAAGTAAAAATAAGAAAAGGAGGTAATATTATGATTATTACAATGTCTGTCCAGGCACAGGCTGAAGATATTGAAAGGGTCAGGAAAAAAATTGATGAGTTAGGTTATGAGACAAAACTCTTTCGCGGTGAGAAGAAAACCGTTATCCATGTCATCGGGGTTACCGACAGAGAAAAACTTGCCAAGGCAGTTGAGTCACTCGCCGGTGTTGAGAATTTAATTCCAATTTTGAGTCCTTATAAACTCGCCAGCAGGGAATTCCATCCTGAAGATACTGTTATTTCAATAAATGGGAAAAAGATCGGAGACAAGTCAATCGCGGTGATTGCTGGTCCGTGTGCAGTAGAATCAGAAGATATGATGATTGAAATTGCTATTGCTATCAAAGAAGCAGGCGCACAATTTTTAAGAGGTGGTGCATATAAACCACGCAGTTCGCCATACAGCTTTCACGGACTTGGTGAGAAAGGACTTGAGATACTCGCAAAGGCAAGGGAAAAGACCGGTTTATACATTGTAACAGAAGTTCTCTCTGAAATTGATGTTCCGCTGGTGTATAAATATGCCGATATACTACAAATCGGAGCGAGAAATATGCAAAATTTCCCATTGCTTAAAACTGTTGGCAGATTTAATAAACCAGTTTTATTAAAAAGGGGAATGTCTGCAACGATTGAAGAATGGCTCATGGCAGCAGAATACATACTTTCTGAAGGAAATCAAAATGTCATATTATGCGAAAGAGGAATCAGAACCTTTGAAACATATACACGAAACACCCTTGATATATCTGCTGTCCCCGTGATAAAACGCTTTTCTCATCTCCCAATAATTGTTGATCCCAGCCATTCATCTGGTGATTGGAGATATGTAAATGCCCTTGCCCGTGCAGGTATTGCTGCGGGAGCTGATGGAATTATTGTTGAGGTTCACCCTGATCCGGCAAATGCCCTTTCTGATGGAAAGCAGTCATTAAAACTTGAAGTATTCAAAGAACTTATGGAAGAGGTTAAAAAGATTACTTCGGTAATCGGGAGGACGTTATGAATAAAAATAGAATAAGAGTATATTTTCAGGGAACGAAAGGTGCATACAGTGAACTTGCAGCGAAAACCTATTTTGGCGACAGATTAGAAAGCCTTGGCTTACCACGATTTGAAGATTTAACCCTTGCTTTAAACGATGACCCTGAGGCATACGCAATATTGCCCATTGAAAATTCCCTTATGGGTAGTATACACAGAAACTATGATTTGCTTCTATCTAATGATATCTGGATTATAGCCGAAGTTGAACTAAAGATAACTTATAATCTTTTTGGACTCGGTTCTGAAGAAGATATAAAGGAAATCTGGTCCCACCCTGCAGTACTTGAGCAATGTAGAGAATTTATCTCAAAAAATTCCCTTTACAAAACTGTATCATTTTTTGATTCTGCCGGTGCCGCAGAAATTGTGGTAAAAGAAAGTAGAAAGGATATAGGTATAATCGCCGGTCCACAGGTCGGTTTTATCTATGGATTGAAAGCAATAAAACAGCATATAGAAGATAATTCAATGAATTTCACAAGATTTCTGATTCTTTCAAAACAAAAAAAGATTTATCCAGGAATAGATGCAAAATCTTCACTTGTCTTTGGTGTCAAAAATGAACCAGGAATTCTGTTTCGGTGTTTGAGTATATTTGCCCTGCGCAATATTGACCTTATGAAACTTGAATCAAGACCAATAATTGGAAAGCCGTGGGAGTATATCTTTTATATCGATCTTAAAGGAAGTATTGAAGACGAAAAAATTAAAAAGGCAATTGAAGTATTGCAGGACATCTCAATTTACTTCAAGTTTTTAGGTAGTTATCCAGTAATAAAGGAGGGCAATGATGAATCTCGTTGTCCATAGTTGTGAGAGTATTTCAGGGAAAATATCGGTCGGCGGAGATAAATCAATAACCCATCGGAGTCTGATTCTTGGGTCAATTGCCAGAGGAAGAACCGAGATAATTAATTATTCGTCGGGCAAAGATTGTATTTCAACATTAAATTGCCTTAAGTCATTGGGCGTAGCAATAAATTTAAGTAAAAGAAAGATTTCAATTGAGGGCAAAGGGTTGAATGGTCTCAAAGAACCCGAAAATATTCTTGATTGTGAAAATTCCGGTACAACAATGCGTCTTCTTGCAGGATTGTTATCGGCACAAAAGTTTTATTCTGTCCTCACCGGTGATGATTCATTGAGGAAAAGACCTATGGGAAGGGTAATTGAACCTTTAAAATTTATGGGCGCAAGGATTGAAAGCAGGAAAGGGAATTTTGCCCCGCTGAGTATAGTGGGCAATGAATTAAAGGGGATAGAATATACAATGCCGGTTGCCAGTGCCCAGGTGAAATCTTCATTGATGCTTGCGGGCTTATATGCAAAACCTAATACAATCATACATGAGCCAATTCCATCAAGGGATCATACTGAAAGATTATTTGAGTTTTTTGGAATAAAATTTATCAAAGTGAACAATAATATTGTAGTGCCCCCGACGAAAGTATTCTTCGGGAAAACCATATTAATTCCAAATGACATATCATCTGCTGCATTCTTTTTGATACTGGGCATTCTTTCTGCGGATAAACTTGTGCTCAAGGACACAGGAATAAATCCCATGCGCAGTGGTTTAATGGAGGTACTTAAAATTTCTGGAGCAAAAATTGATATAGAAAATCAAAAGAATTTTTGTAATGAGCCAGTTGCCGATATAGTTGTAAAAAGGCAGAACCTGAAACCATTTATTATTGCAGATGCAATGGTTCCCAAATTGATTGATGAAATTCCCGTGCTGGCGGTTCTGGCAACCCAGTTAGAGGGCAGGTCAATAATAAAAGATGCAAAAGAACTGCGTATCAAAGAGACTGACCGCATAAAGGCAATTGCGGGTGAATTGAAAAAATTTGGTGCAGATATAAAAGAGATAGAAGACGGATTGATAATAAATGGACCAACAAAGTTGCAAGGGACTGTATGTGATAGTTATAAAGACCATAGGATTGCTATGGCACTTACAATTGCGGGATTGATTGCAAAAGGTAGCACAATAATCAAGGACATCGATTGTATAAATATATCGTTTCCCGATTTTGTAAATATCTTAAAGGAGGTCTGTGGTGAGGAATTTATTCAACTTGATGATAAATGCCTATATTGAAAAATTCAATATATCGCCCTTGGAGGCATTTTCTCTTCTCTATGGACAGGATTCTTATGCATTTTTGTATGAATCGCTTGAACTCGGTGGAACTACTGGAAGATATTCTTTTCTTGGTGGAATACCAAAAATTATTTTTAAGGCAAAAAATGGTGTAATAAATTTAATGGCTTCTGATAGCAGAAAAACAAACTATGGAAATCCATTTCTATGTCTGCGGGATTTGTTAAAACTCAATAAAAAAATGACATATTTTGCCCCCCTTACCGGGGGCGCAGTAGGTTATGTTTCATACGATTCAATAAGATATATTGAAAAGATTCCTGATAAAAACCCTGATGAAATAAATATGCCCGATTTATTTTTTATCTTTCCTCAGGAATTCATTATATTTGACCATAAATACAAAATTGCGCGAATAATTATGTATTACAGAGATAGCACCCGTCTAAAATTCATTAAAGAAATTCTCCGTTCTAAACCAATGTTGAAAGATATCATTATGAAACCCAGCAGAAAAATAAAATACAATTCAAATTTTACTCCCCAGGAATTTCAT from candidate division WOR-3 bacterium includes the following:
- a CDS encoding sigma 54-interacting transcriptional regulator, yielding MSEISERKKWIAESKARCKKLGLDPNKQRITKSLTRSELIHRQTINESFIKSALPYMKLCSETFKLCGSIVVLTDKEGYILKAIGPESILQSRRKMGLGEGGSLREEDAGTNAVALAIKHLRPVYVEGKEYYLKIFQSGACFCAPIIHNEIFLGTIVIVHPEKKGHPHTFTLVKLLAGVIQKDYQRSSELKFFADLSKLLNLIFVITDYKGNIIWLSERAKKVLRCSNKDNITTNFDIEIITKKSVINEVFKSNKTSSKYYVLRREYDDKYIFIFEPVSEEMIEEGDFTPRAPYTFDDIIGLEEIKLSAKNIALQDTNLLIIGESGTGKDLLASAIHNASPRAKEKFVVVNCAAIPENLFESELFGYKRGAFTDARYDKIGKIEYANNGTLFFDEIAELPPNVQAKLLRVLEDKKVIPLGTNEGRIVNIRFIFATNRNLEELIERGKFREDLYYRIHSPKIEIPPLRERRKEIPVLIEHLLLKIRERYKGFVSGLTEQAKKALMEFDYPGNVRQLEKILEQAFLTCRKEYIDVEDLGLEIVEPLSIEQKVQRYKANLIYEVFIANGRNIKKTCLELGLSERQVYRYLKMIKVNNNI
- a CDS encoding prephenate dehydratase domain-containing protein codes for the protein MNKNRIRVYFQGTKGAYSELAAKTYFGDRLESLGLPRFEDLTLALNDDPEAYAILPIENSLMGSIHRNYDLLLSNDIWIIAEVELKITYNLFGLGSEEDIKEIWSHPAVLEQCREFISKNSLYKTVSFFDSAGAAEIVVKESRKDIGIIAGPQVGFIYGLKAIKQHIEDNSMNFTRFLILSKQKKIYPGIDAKSSLVFGVKNEPGILFRCLSIFALRNIDLMKLESRPIIGKPWEYIFYIDLKGSIEDEKIKKAIEVLQDISIYFKFLGSYPVIKEGNDESRCP
- a CDS encoding 2-oxoacid:ferredoxin oxidoreductase subunit beta, yielding MFPYKKYLRLDKFPHIWCTGCGCGIIMKAMLRAIERAKIQKDDVAIVSGIGCSSRTPGYLDFNTLHTHHGRAIAFATGVKLAKPKLKVIVVTGDGDATAIGGNHFIHAARRNLDMTVILYNNHIYGMTGGQVSPTTPFGKRASTAPYGSTEPDFDISILAIAAGASFVARSTCYHATQLDKLIEKALLKKGFSLIEVLAQCPTYYGRPNRLGNAVDMLRYYKENSIPVETAKKLSEEEKKGKITIGVLHDIERPEFCEEYQKLLDRVQIKHS
- a CDS encoding V-type ATP synthase subunit K, producing MTDPLGMAIAIAGGALAAILAGIGSAIGIGYTAQAANGVLSEDPDKFGQLLILVALPGTQGFYGFLGAFLLMTKIGLLGGTVPAISLWQGLQLFFACMPIALAGLVSAIWQGKVCTAGVEMVAKRPQESAKAVIYGILVEIYAVLGLIVTILSLMGMKL
- the aroF gene encoding 3-deoxy-7-phosphoheptulonate synthase — encoded protein: MIITMSVQAQAEDIERVRKKIDELGYETKLFRGEKKTVIHVIGVTDREKLAKAVESLAGVENLIPILSPYKLASREFHPEDTVISINGKKIGDKSIAVIAGPCAVESEDMMIEIAIAIKEAGAQFLRGGAYKPRSSPYSFHGLGEKGLEILAKAREKTGLYIVTEVLSEIDVPLVYKYADILQIGARNMQNFPLLKTVGRFNKPVLLKRGMSATIEEWLMAAEYILSEGNQNVILCERGIRTFETYTRNTLDISAVPVIKRFSHLPIIVDPSHSSGDWRYVNALARAGIAAGADGIIVEVHPDPANALSDGKQSLKLEVFKELMEEVKKITSVIGRTL
- the aroA gene encoding 3-phosphoshikimate 1-carboxyvinyltransferase; the encoded protein is MNLVVHSCESISGKISVGGDKSITHRSLILGSIARGRTEIINYSSGKDCISTLNCLKSLGVAINLSKRKISIEGKGLNGLKEPENILDCENSGTTMRLLAGLLSAQKFYSVLTGDDSLRKRPMGRVIEPLKFMGARIESRKGNFAPLSIVGNELKGIEYTMPVASAQVKSSLMLAGLYAKPNTIIHEPIPSRDHTERLFEFFGIKFIKVNNNIVVPPTKVFFGKTILIPNDISSAAFFLILGILSADKLVLKDTGINPMRSGLMEVLKISGAKIDIENQKNFCNEPVADIVVKRQNLKPFIIADAMVPKLIDEIPVLAVLATQLEGRSIIKDAKELRIKETDRIKAIAGELKKFGADIKEIEDGLIINGPTKLQGTVCDSYKDHRIAMALTIAGLIAKGSTIIKDIDCINISFPDFVNILKEVCGEEFIQLDDKCLY
- a CDS encoding 2-oxoacid:acceptor oxidoreductase subunit alpha, producing MAQLNNRSIKIMTGNEACAEAAIVAGMRFFAGYPITPSSEIAEVLSKRLPEVGGVFIQMEDEIASMGAIIGASLSGLKSMTATSGPGFSLMQENIGYASMAEVPVVVVNVQRGGPSTGLPTLPSQADVMQARWGTHGDHPVIAVSPSTVQDTYEWTVKAFNFSEKYRVPVIILMDEIVGHLNEKIVIPDANEIEIINRPITTDPPEKYIPYKLTENDIPPIAHYGTGYRFNVTGLSHDETGFPTNDPKKIDALYRRINRKIERYKNEIIFYKTELLDDAEICLVSYGSSARSAKRAMREARASGIKVGLFQIYVLWPFPCEALREISNRIKKFIVPEMNLGQIAHEVECATRTECIKVNRVDGSPITPQEILEKIKYVSV
- a CDS encoding 4Fe-4S binding protein yields the protein MTTSTRKFEIKINESWCKGCEICVAFCPKQVLIMEKAKAKVANLEACTGCQLCEIYCPDFAIEVEKV
- a CDS encoding 2-oxoacid:acceptor oxidoreductase family protein, whose amino-acid sequence is MPFRYEFRLSGSGGQGLILAGKILAEAAAIYDGKNATQSQSYGPEARGGSSRSEVIISDEDIDYPKAVNIDFLLALTQEACDKYSKDVKENGVILVDSGFVNRIPEGKFKVFSAPITEIAEKETGKTLVANIVALGMITELTGVVSKESMESAILSRVPKGTEELNIKAFRAGISAAQKIK
- a CDS encoding V-type ATP synthase subunit E, whose translation is MQNVIEKILEEAKKEAEAITERYEKEISRLKREYEEKILEAEKKLNEEIEKKKKEEVMKAIAQARLEYNKKLAGEMQEYIDDVLNSAIKKLPEHKKYFNFLKDLIKNSDVKEGELYLSSADKQKYQSQIEKFIKQEGYNFIIKNDDKMSGGVIIKKGKVTFLGSIDVIAEIMKEELKIMIARSLGFV